The following are encoded in a window of Plasmodium vivax chromosome 10, whole genome shotgun sequence genomic DNA:
- a CDS encoding Eukaryotic translation initiation factor 3 subunit 9, putative (encoded by transcript PVX_080365A), with protein sequence MVKVSESELSDKGLEEFLSDDSDEGNEELLSKKYAEKEALITLETKFPKIVTILGIPKVEEEKHSRLAEVLKKLFIRHLNAKISDSSLLNIKIDMPVDEEKKTKGICFVTFNDSFQANEAVKILNKLKLDAKHVLTASKMDDIENIINRDEHVMPINVVGFTREKIRWWLYDERCREQFIVRYDSHFEVHWFDPLEKEPQLIYTTYKKSAPFSSVQWSNQGSYLVSFHNPGIALWGGDNFEKLIRLQHKSVKEISFSPNENYVLTWDGTPASLRNEKSICIWRVITGKLLRSFITPEFSARDKSYHYFLWSPDDKYIACIGKQKEVYVYELPSMLLMEDHEKKRTPLKYTFVKEFDWSPVDNIVSIWIPGSKVTPGTLILVDIPSRKELVSRKIYDVVHASIHWQSKGDYLCLKTTIEKKISKKSKKEFTQLEIFRIREKNIPVDNIQIEGIKTKQFHWEESNSNRFALIVRDEATSRQQIRFYKIENKGTARNAKWTSTFDINSQMNFMRWSPQGSYFILASLGSEGLLYFCCLNASDEVEVIHKDEHLLANSVSWSNCGRYLVTSVSSMANAASSNYREENSETGFFIWSFQGRCLMTIKKPSFFQFFFRPHPKSLFSDKQKLEIKNNLKDYSKKFDVMDEKVRHAKRNQLISDRKTVEASFNQRMEKVTQLFHSFKEYEEFKKNWEQFESQFEWEEKTVVIEHVLSVKQEIFA encoded by the coding sequence ATGGTGAAGGTCTCGGAGAGCGAACTGAGCGACAAGGGGCTGGAGGAGTTCCTGTCGGACGACAGCGACGAGGGAAACGAGGAACTGCTGAGCAAGAAGTACGCGGAGAAGGAGGCGCTGATCACGCTGGAAACCAAGTTCCCCAAAATAGTGACGATCCTGGGGATTCCAAaggtggaggaagaaaagcaCAGCAGGTTGGCAGAGGTGCTGAAAAAGCTCTTCATAAGACACCTGAATGCCAAAATAAGTGACTCCTCCCTGTTGAACATCAAAATAGACATGCCAGTggatgaggagaagaagaccaAAGGAATTTGCTTCGTCACCTTTAATGATAGTTTCCAGGCAAACGAAGCGGTAAAAATTCTAAACAAGCTGAAGCTGGATGCCAAGCATGTCCTAACAGCATCAAAAATGGATGacattgaaaatattataaataggGATGAACACGTCATGCCAATTAACGTCGTAGGATTTacgagagaaaaaattaggTGGTGGTTGTATGACGAAAGGTGTAGAGAACAATTCATCGTCAGGTACGACTCCCATTTTGAAGTCCACTGGTTTGATCCTCTTGAAAAGGAGCCACAGCTCATTTACACCACATATAAAAAgagtgcccctttttccagCGTACAGTGGAGCAACCAGGGATCCTACTTGGTCAGTTTCCACAACCCAGGTATAGCTCTATGGGGGGGAgataattttgaaaaactcATCCGATTGCAACATAAGAGTGTAAAAGAAATTAGCTTTTCTCCAAACGAAAACTACGTTCTTACATGGGATGGTACCCCTGCTTCGTTGAGAAATGAAAAGTCCATATGCATTTGGAGAGTGATCACTGGGAAGTTGTTACGCTCGTTTATTACGCCTGAGTTTAGCGCGAGGGATAAGAGCTACCACTACTTCCTGTGGAGCCCGGATGATAAGTACATCGCGTGTATAGGGAAACAGAAAGAGGTGTACGTTTATGAGTTACCAAGCATGTTGCTGATGGAAGACCacgagaagaagaggacCCCCCTGAAATACACCTTCGTGAAAGAATTCGACTGGTCCCCGGTGGATAATATAGTCTCCATTTGGATCCCAGGGTCTAAGGTCACTCCTGGGACGCTCATCTTGGTGGATATCCCCTCCAGAAAGGAACTCGTTTCTAGAAAGATCTACGACGTTGTGCATGCGTCTATTCACTGGCAAAGCAAAGGAGATTACCTTTGCCTGAAAACTACCATCGAGAAAAAGATCAGCAAGAAGAGCAAGAAGGAGTTCACCCAACTGGAAATCTTCCGCATAAGGGAAAAGAACATCCCCGTGGATAACATCCAAATAGAGGGAATCAAAACGAAGCAGTTTCACTGGGAAGAGTCCAACAGCAATCGATTCGCTCTAATCGTTAGGGATGAAGCTACGAGCAGACAGCAAATTagattttacaaaattgaaaataaaggCACAGCGAGGAATGCCAAGTGGACGAGCACATTTGATATCAACAGCCAGATGAACTTCATGCGGTGGTCACCACAGGGATCCTATTTCATCTTAGCTTCCTTAGGATCTGAAGGACTGCTCTACTTTTGCTGCCTCAATGCGAGTGACGAAGTGGAGGTCATACACAAGGATGAGCACCTCTTGGCAAACTCCGTCTCCTGGAGCAACTGTGGAAGGTACCTAGTCACCTCTGTTTCGAGTATGGCTAACGCGGCGAGCTCCAATTATAGGGAAGAGAACAGCGAAACGGGATTTTTCATCTGGTCCTTCCAGGGCAGGTGCCTCATGACCATTAAGAAGCCCTCCTTCTTCCAGTTCTTCTTCAGACCACACCCCAAGTCCCTATTCAGCGACAAGCAAAAATTGGAGATTAAAAATAACCTCAAGGATTACTCAAAGAAGTTTGACGTCATGGATGAAAAGGTCAGGCACGCCAAACGAAATCAACTCATTTCCGACCGAAAGACGGTGGAGGCTTCGTTTAACCAGCGAATGGAGAAGGTCACGCAGCTCTTCCACTCCTTTAAGGAGTATGAGGAGTTCAAGAAGAACTGGGAGCAGTTCGAGAGCCAGTTCGAGTGGGAGGAGAAGACCGTCGTCATTGAGCACGTCCTCTCGGTTAAGCAGGAGATATTCGCCTGA
- a CDS encoding transcriptional regulator, putative (encoded by transcript PVX_080380A), which yields MSESLDIENAKAKLKLVFSFWGSSANKSFAQSNAFCVLSGKSSKEENATTQEQFQMWLMGYQLTETFFLFLKKERLVILTSDKKKKFLQPLLDSLDNVQVMERSSDNTENFTQIKKMINGAETEEIAILKDKDATGNFFENCYSFIKTLDLPQVDVNAELKFLMNFRSESDMKIQKSGSDIACIILKNILITTIENALDSEEFQSHDKIKDKALKFHENKKCVLKLKEKLKVDIDDIDVIYSNVQSGNQFTLNYKNSNNKSYLSQNEGTILVGVGVKYKELCSNVNRTLLLNAKTQHKELYSFTLAIEKYIIKECLQVNNTYGEVYKQAVSFIKKNKKDYPTLSQINVESYFVKCLGHVIGIEFMEKDFLITESNNSGMIQKNTSYNLSVGFENVPGNDKNNFAIWISDTVCINDQGEVNILTDSISKEINTISYELEDSKSEEELDTNVKSEKKEQNGDLSRKKTGISASILNNAASVIVSDRLRRRNKNSLAHNNEQEMEELNKRQSELKEKKINEIKFRFSKGTSDYKDPNKKNVKKLEDVKAYNDADLLPRDLRPNIICVDNKHECILLPINGAHIPFHVSTIKNLSSNYEDNNDIFVLRINFQVPGNQGVLKADFNTFPTLQEKEMYIKELIFKSNDERHFQNVVKQVKDLIKHVKQKEVEADVNDPKHAQEKLVLNKSGRRIILRDLMTRPNIFTGRKILGTLELHTNGVRYSANSRGTTEHIDILFDDIKYAFYQPSDGQLIILIHFHLKRYIMVGKKKTLDVQFYCEAGTQIDDLDRAKARNVYDPDEMHDEMKEREQKNRLNLIFKNFVQQMQDISKIEFEIPYPELTFSGVPNKSNVEIFVTANTINHLVEWPPFILSVEDIEIASLERIHHGLRNFDMIFVFKDYTKPVKRIDVIPTEYIDTIKKWLTTIDIVYYEGKNNLQWGNILKTILADIDSFVNSKGFDGFLGDDEEEEEQSAEDEDEDDEYEVDESELSAEDDSDYDDSGDESLATESDGEGEVEEDSEDEGLSWDELEERAKKDDKKRFAYKSDDEEGYNKRKKKKKN from the exons ATGAGCGAATCGCTGGACATCGAGAACGCCAAGGCGAAGCTGAAGCTGGTGTTCTCGTTCTGGGGGAGCTCGGCGAACAAAAGCTTCGCGCAGAGCAACGCGTTCTGCGTGCTGTCCGGGAAGTCCagcaaagaggaaaatgcGACGACGCAGGAGCAGTTCCAAATGTGGCTGATGGGGTATCAACTGACGGAGacgtttttcctcttcctaaaaaaggagaggctAGTCATCCTCACAAGtgacaagaagaaaaagttcCTGCAGCCGCTGCTAGATAGCTTGGACAATGTGCAAGTGATGGAGAGGAGCAGCGATAATACGGAAAATTTtacgcaaataaaaaaaatgataaatggTGCAGAAACGGAAGAAATAGCCATTTTGAAAGACAAAGATGCCAcaggaaatttttttgaaaattgcTACAGCTTTATAAAAACGCTAGATTTGCCACAAGTGGATGTAAACGCGGAGCTAAAATTCCTGATGAACTTCCGATCCGAATCTGATATGAAGATTCAAAAAAGTGGGAGCGATATTGCATgcatcattttaaaaaatatcctaATTACAACAATAGAGAATGCTCTAGACAGTGAGGAGTTCCAAAGCCACGATAAGATAAAAGACAAAGCGTTGAAATTTcacgaaaataaaaaatgcgttTTAAAATTGAAGGAGAAACTGAAGGTAGACATCGACGATATTGATGTAATCTACAGCAATGTGCAGAGTGGGAATCAATTCACcctaaattacaaaaatagcAATAATAAAAGCTACCTCTCGCAGAATGAAGGCACCATACTGGTCGGGGTGGGAGTCAAATATAAGGAGCTCTGCTCCAATGTGAATAGGACCCTCCTGCTAAATGCGAAGACGCAACATAAAGAGCTGTACAGCTTCACCCTAGCTATCGAAAAATACATCATTAAGGAGTGCCTCCAGGTGAATAACACATATGGAGAGGTCTACAAACAGGCGGTCAGCTTCAtcaagaaaaataaaaaggactACCCTACGTTGAGTCAAATTAATGTGGAGTCCTATTTTGTGAAATGCCTCGGACACGTCATAGGAATCGAATTTATGGAAAAAGATTTTCTCATCACAGAGAGTAACAACAGCGGAATGATTCAGAAGAATACCTCGTACAATTTATCCGTCGGATTTGAAAACGTGCCTGGGAATGATAAAAACAATTTCGCCATCTGGATCAGCGACACGGTGTGCATTAACGACCAGGGGGAGGTGAACATCCTGACCGATTCCATCAGCAAGGAAATTAATACAATTTCCTACGAGCTCGAGGATagcaaaagtgaagaagaacTTGATACTAATgtgaaaagtgaaaagaaggaacaaaatggagacttgagcagaaaaaaaaccgGCATCTCCGCCAGCATACTAAATAACGCAGCTAGCGTTATCGTCTCGGACAGACTcaggaggaggaacaaaaattcACTCGCACACAACAATGAGCAGGAGATGGAAGAGCTAAACAAAAGGCAAAGCGAattgaaggagaaaaaaatcaacgaAATTAAATTTCGATTCTCCAAAGGGACGAGCGATTATAAAGACccaaataagaaaaatgtgaaaaagctGGAGGATGTAAAAGCGTATAACGACGCGGATTTGCTGCCAAGAGACTTAAGGCCGAACATCATATGTGTAGATAATAAGCATGAATGCATTTTGCTCCCCATCAATGGAGCGCATATCCCCTTTCACGTCTCtactattaaaaatttaagctCCAATTATGAAGACAATAATGATATCTTTGTGCTCCGTATAAACTTTCAAGTGCCAGGAAACCAGGGGGTCCTAAAGGCAGATTTTAATACGTTCCCCACTCtgcaagaaaaagaaatgtacaTTAAAGAGCTCATATTTAAGTCGAATGATGAGAGGCACTTCCAGAACGTCGTCAAGCAGGTGAAGGACCTCATTAAGCACGTCAAGCAGAAGGAGGTAGAAGCGGATGTGAATGACCCCAAGCATGCTCAAGAAAAGCTAGTTCTAAACAAAAGCGGAAGAAGAATCATTCTTAGAGACCTCATGACTAGGCCAAACATATTCACCGGGAGAAAAATCCTAGGCACATTGGAACTACACACCAACGGAGTTAGATACTCAGCCAATTCGAGAGGAACGACGGAACATATTGACATCCTCTTTGACGATATCAAATATGCCTTTTACCAACCCTCCGATGGGCAGCTAATCATTTTGATTCACTTCCACTTGAAGAGATACATCAtggtggggaagaaaaaaaccctCGACGTGCAATTCTACTGCGAAGCGGGGACCCAAATTGACGACCTCGATCGAGCCAAGGCAAGAAACGTATACGACCCTGACGAAATGCATGACGAAATGAAagaaagggaacaaaaaaatagactCAATttgattttcaaaaatttcgTGCAACAAATGCAGGACATTTCAAAAATAGAATTCGAAATCCCCTACCCTGAGCTCACCTTCTCTGGAGTTCCAAACAAAAGCAACGTAGAAATTTTTGTCACCGCAAATACGATTAATCACCTGGTGGAGTGGCCCCCCTTCATCCTCTCCGTTGAGGACATCGAAATTGCCTCCCTCGAGAGAATCCACCACGGGCTCCGAAACTTTGACATGATATTTGTGTTCAAGGACTACACTAAACCAGTGAAGCGCATCGATGTGATCCCCACGGAGTACATAGACACCATCAAGAAGTGGCTGACCACCATAGACATCGTCTACTacgaggggaagaacaacCTCCAGTGGGGGAACATTTTGAAGACCATTTTGGCCGACATCGACTCGTTCGTCAACTCCAAGGGCTTCGACGGCTTCCTCGGcgacgacgaggaggaggaggagcagtcCGCGGAGGACGAGGACGAGGACGACGAGTACGAGGTGGACGAGTCGGAGTTG aGCGCCGAGGACGACAGCGACTACGACGACAGCGGAGATGAGAGCCTCGCCACGGAGAGCGACGGCGAGGGCGAAGTCGAGGAGGACTCCGAGGACGAGGGCCTCTCTTGGGACGAGCTCGAGGAGCGGGCCAAAAAGG acgACAAAAAACGATTCGCCTACAAAAGCGACGACGAAGAAGGATACaacaagaggaagaagaagaaaaaaaattaa
- a CDS encoding hypothetical protein, conserved (encoded by transcript PVX_080360A) — protein MDCTHLHAGGLIGSPHLRSDGDLQCVKKHFCCFAQSAEKVNFPLEVGTPKEKQRRHRNVFDRLTDANFYTGMHKQKFDTLRSRAASEGTSQKCKLNNLLTRGGNPAEQPPRGIFQKKGKTGKPCVVPLGVQKYGIQIARPKNIWLFRNGDEHHNGLLFLVKPHVHNWTSLLSEITKVLGPTIGPVRTIYNANFRQVHTVEALNDGEKYLCTSGEPPARVDRLSRFLSRWVMHGGGPHAG, from the coding sequence GTGTGAAGAAGCACTTCTGCTGCTTCGCCCAAAGCGCAGAAAAAGTGAATTTCCCCCTGGAGGTAGGCACTCCCAAGGAGAAGCAGAGAAGGCACAGAAACGTCTTTGACCGATTGACGGACGCGAATTTTTACACCGGAATGCACAAGCAGAAGTTTGACACGTTAAGGAGTAGAGCGGCTTCGGAAGGGACTTCTCAAAAGTGCAAGCTCAACAACCTGCTGACGCGGGGAGGTAACCCAGCCGAACAACCCCCACGGGGTATTTTtcagaagaaggggaaaacggGCAAACCATGCGTAGTTCCGCTGGGGGTGCAAAAATATGGGATTCAAATTGCACGGCCAAAAAATATCTGGCTGTTTCGCAACGGAGATGAACACCACAACGGGCTCCTTTTCCTGGTGAAACCTCATGTGCACAATTGGACGTCGCTGCTGAGCGAAATTACCAAAGTGCTGGGCCCCACCATCGGACCTGTAAGGACTATTTACAACGCGAACTTTCGTCAGGTGCACACGGTCGAGGCGCTGAACGACGGGGAGAAGTACCTGTGTACGTCGGGGGAGCCCCCCGCGCGCGTGGACAGGCTGAGTCGCTTCCTCAGTCGCTGGGTGATGCACGGCGGCGGCCCCCACGCGGGGTAG
- a CDS encoding hypothetical protein, conserved (encoded by transcript PVX_080375A), which produces MRKIDQLTKTLSDQDKRHIADLIETGQTELLSHEGINERNILDIIKQIKEFELVYPDGLRAYVERAKCLMQKSEKKLHNFAHCVIERPDNLIKIKFPWGDWMHQFGGGNRGGKTLHVIDGRPDGRADEKEDPFNASSSTSNQSSEEYDANGTFAQDGNFVCPSEGEATPPSERTLSPAAMSTMEMSPAAMSTREMSPAAMSTREMSPAAMLTTELSTTPLFSTPLFSTPLSPASSSGEGCDPNGYRSGYISLCDEPKGRPQNETHTEETTQASGTLAQIDQYLQYEQIGLSQIDKVCFVLLAGGLGERLNHGDIKLKLLTNLVSEKTYLEYYCNHLKVFQEYIKRRKNKEVAIPFIIMLSDDTYEQTVTYLRRNQFFSLKEDQIYFLKQKKVLCFKDGEAHLDFVFQNGSFTLSRKPHGHGDIHSLIRKQINLDAFIEGGYNYLYFFQDTNALAMKVLFLCLGVSIEKELHMNFLAISRNPGEEIGAICRVTYPDNCKRVLNIEYNFLESILMGSGGKELVDEGGLSLFPGNTNSILFEMKRYNELLKRTNGVVPEYVNPKYADCERKHFVRATRVESMMQDFAFLYDCVGGEASGDVSHEGGGSNMGGYFYKRGRVGVTQLDRCLCFSAVKNDPVKAKSKVERGIHPECMFSAEADLYYSNCAFLQLACLYNGKELLLDELEVKTFKGVRYFLPPKVLFEPQFAFTLTDLVKKVTGNISIRRNSTLWVKSDALIRNLHLDGALIIGGGNSEDAVSLPIVLEKNLCVRNRGDELVALSDRGEENSEQLRIRGYKLVRSEALLISS; this is translated from the coding sequence ATGCGTAAAATCGACCAGCTCACAAAAACGCTGAGCGATCAAGACAAAAGACACATCGCAGACCTGATTGAGACGGGGCAGACGGAGCTGCTAAGCCATGAAGGGATAAACGAGAGAAACATCCTTGACATCATTAAGCAGATCAAAGAATTCGAACTGGTGTACCCTGATGGGCTGCGAGCGTACGTGGAGAGAGCCAAATGTTTGATGCAAAAATCGGAAAAGAAACTCCACAACTTTGCGCACTGTGTGATAGAGAGACCagataatttaataaaaataaaattccccTGGGGTGATTGGATGCACCAATTTGGTGGAGGCAACcgaggggggaagacacTACATGTGATCGATGGGCGGCCAGATGGTCGCGCAGACGAAAAGGAAGACCCCTTTAATGCCTCCTCAAGCACGTCGAACCAAAGCAGTGAGGAGTACGACGCGAACGGCACTTTTGCCCAGGACGGCAACTTCGTCTGCCCGTCGGAGGGCGAGGCCACTCCGCCGTCCGAGAGGACCTTATCCCCCGCAGCGATGTCCACGATGGAGATGTCCCCAGCGGCGATGTCAACCAGGGAGATGTCCCCCGCAGCGATGTCCACGAGGGAGATGTCCCCCGCAGCGATGTTAACCACGGAATTGTCCACCACGCCGCTATTCTCCACGCCGCTATTCTCCACCCCGCTCTCCCCCGCGTCGTCGAGTGGCGAAGGGTGCGACCCGAATGGGTACAGAAGTGGCTACATCTCCTTATGTGACGAGCCAAAAGGGAGGCCACAAAACGAAACACACACAGAGGAGACAACCCAGGCGAGCGGAACCCTCGCGCAAATCGACCAGTACCTGCAGTACGAGCAGATCGGGTTGAGCCAAATAGACAAAGTATGCTTCGTTCTCCTAGCGGGGGGGTTGGGCGAACGATTAAATCACGGGGACATCAAATTAAAGCTACTAACAAATTTGGTCTCAGAAAAAACGTACCTTGAATACTATTGTAATCATTTGAAAGTTTTCCAGGAGTATataaagaggaggaaaaacaaagagGTAGCCATCCCCTTCATCATCATGCTGTCCGATGACACGTATGAGCAGACGGTTACCTACCTGCGGAGGAACCAGTTTTTCTCCCTTAAGGAGGAccaaatatactttttaaaacagaaaaaggTACTCTGCTTTAAGGATGGAGAAGCACATCtcgattttgtttttcaaaatggttcTTTTACCCTTTCGAGAAAACCACATGGCCATGGGGACATCCATTCTCTCATTCGGAAGCAGATCAATTTGGACGCCTTCATAGAAGGAGGGTATAACtacttgtattttttccaagaCACGAACGCGTTAGCTATGAAGGTGTTGTTTCTATGCTTGGGGGTCTCCATAGAGAAGGAGCTGCATATGAATTTCCTAGCCATTTCGAGGAACCCAGGGGAAGAAATCGGAGCCATCTGCAGAGTGACCTACCCAGATAATTGCAAACGTGTTTTAAACATAGAATATAACTTTTTAGAATCGATCCTCATGGGTTCAGGGGGAAAGGAGCTGGTCGATGAGGGTGGGCTTTCCCTCTTCCCTGGCAACACCAATTCTATTCTGTTCGAAATGAAGAGGTATAACGAGTTGCTCAAAAGAACCAATGGGGTTGTTCCAGAGTATGTCAATCCGAAGTATGCCGATTGTGAGAGGAAGCATTTTGTTCGGGCCACCCGAGTGGAGAGCATGATGCAGGATTTTGCCTTTCTCTACGActgcgtggggggggaagcgtcAGGAGATGTCTCCCACGAAGGGGGTGGGAGCAACATGGGAGGTTATTTCtacaaacgggggagagTCGGCGTGACCCAGCTGGACAGGTGCCTCTGCTTCTCCGCGGTGAAGAATGACCCCGTCAAGGCGAAGAGCAAAGTGGAAAGGGGAATACACCCAGAGTGCATGTTCAGCGCGGAAGCAGACCTCTACTATAGCAACTGCGCCTTTTTGCAGCTGGCCTGTCTGTACAATGGGAAGGAGTTGCTGCTAGACGAATTGGAGGTGAAGACGTTTAAGGGGGTTCGctacttcctcccccccaaggTTTTATTCGAGCCGCAATTCGCCTTTACCCTAACCGATCtggtaaaaaaagtgaccGGCAATATCTCCATTAGGAGGAACTCCACCCTGTGGGTGAAGTCAGATGCGCTCATTCGAAATTTGCACCTCGACGGGGCACTCATCATTGGAGGGGGTAACTCTGAAGATGCCGTTTCCCTCCCTATTGTGTTGGAAAAGAACCTGTGTGTTCGGAACAGGGGGGATGAGTTGGTGGCCCTTTCGGACAGAGGGGAAGAGAACTCCGAGCAGCTCCGAATAAGGGGCTATAAGTTAGTAAGGAGCGAGGCCCTCCTGATAAGCAGCTAG
- a CDS encoding splicing factor, arginine/serine-rich 1, putative (encoded by transcript PVX_080385A): MSMRESISRIYVGNLPSHVTPRDVENEFRKYGTILKCDVKKTVSGAAFAFIEFEDARDAADAIKEKDGCDFGGNKLRVEVPFNARDNGKYSSRGGRGMMGRGMKSRRGRYVVEVSGLPLSGSWQDLKDHLREAGECGHADVFKNGLGEVSFFHKEDMLEAIEKFNGSTFRSHEGEKSKITIRQKKTSWHREDGGYGRYGSRNRSYSSRSYSRSDKRSYTRSRSYSSRSYSRSRSRSRSRSGSRSRSRSRSRTSSSSRSRSMDRRRDAYDKKRSYSRSLSYQDRRKNNRSASKSGSRSHSRSDSRSSSWSHKRRH; the protein is encoded by the exons ATGTCCATGCGTGAGAGCATTTCGCGCATCTACGTGGGGAACCTGCCGTCCCACGTAACGCCAAGGGACGTAGAAAATGAATTTAGAAAATACGGAACGATACTAAAGTGCGATGTGAAGAAGACCGTGTCAGGTGCTGCCTTTGCCTTCATCGAATTTGAAGACGCGAGGGATGCAGCGGATGcgataaaagaaaaagacgGGTGTGACTTTGGGGGGAATAAGTTAAGGGTGGAAGTTCCTTTTAACGCCAGGGATAATGGGAAGTACAGCTCCAGAGGGGGTAGAGGGATGATGGGCAGGGGAATGAAATCCAGGAGAGGCAGATACGTCGTTGAG GTCAGCGGACTGCCGCTCTCAGGCAGCTGGCAAGATTTGAAGGACCACCTGAGAGAAGCAGGAGAGTGCGGCCACGCagatgtttttaaaaacggcCTAGGAGAAGTGTCCTTTTTCCACAAGGAAGATATGCTCGAAGCGATTGAAAAATTTAACGGATCTACCTTTAGGTCCCATGAAGGTGAAAAATCCAAAATAACAATCAGACAGAAAAAGACATCGTGGCACCGGGAAGATGGAGGGTACGGCAGATACGGCAGCAGGAATAGGAGCTATTCCAGCAGGAGCTACTCCAGGAGCGATAAACGGTCATACACCAGAAGTAGAAGCTACAGTAGCAGAAGCTACAGCAGGAGCAGAAGccgaagcagaagcagaagtggaagcagaagcaggagTAGAAGTAGAAGTAGAACGTccagcagcagcagaagtAGAAGCATGGATAGAAGAAGAGACGCATATGATAAGAAAAGAAGCTACTCTAGAAGCCTGTCTTACCAAgataggagaaaaaataacagatCCGCATCAAAATCGGGATCTAGATCTCACTCTAGGTCAGATTCTAGATCCTCCTCGTGGTCCCATAAGAGAAGACACTAA
- a CDS encoding f-actin capping protein beta subunit, putative (encoded by transcript PVX_080370A) — MEEAKIEAALHICNLLPAHVFEETIKLLSKVDQNLTNNILINKEGPIKIKFDSQQNKHYLGNMFNKEKDSYRSPYSNRYYPEHYPNGYIPSESLRMLEMLYNEMYDRYRKAYYIGGLSSVYLWPNPIEEGFVACFLIKKKENYDPCTSLTWEGTHLIQVSITHARVYYQISTTVNFFIKKKNEMTLSASINKALETPKKVSNVNLVKDKYFHMHNMGKMIEGIENSLRKSIEYIYLPKMNDILNSIRMDDSFASAWHNADRKAAQNLRTISSNIALSRGSVQDELRLKLKGRSFDAGAEYSLRT; from the coding sequence atggaggaagcgAAGATCGAGGCCGCCCTGCACATTTGCAACCTCCTCCCGGCGCACGTATTCGAGGAGACGATCAAACTGTTATCCAAAGTTGACCAAAACTTAACGAACAACATTTTGATAAACAAAGAAGGGCCAATCAAAATCAAATTCGATAGCCAGCAAAATAAGCACTACCTTGGGAATATGTTCAACAAGGAAAAGGATTCATATAGGTCTCCCTACAGTAATAGGTACTACCCTGAGCATTACCCAAATGGGTACATCCCATCGGAATCTTTGAGGATGCTGGAAATGTTATATAACGAAATGTATGACCGGTACAGGAAGGCATACTACATAGGAGGGTTGTCTTCCGTTTATCTGTGGCCAAATCCAATCGAAGAAGGATTTGTCGCGTGCTTTTTaattaagaaaaaggaaaattatgaCCCATGCACCAGTCTGACATGGGAAGGTACTCACCTTATACAAGTGAGCATAACTCATGCAAGAGTTTACTACCAAATTTCCACCAcggtgaatttttttattaagaaaaaaaacgaaatgaccCTGTCTGCCTCCATCAACAAAGCTTTGGAAACCCCCAAGAAGGTGTCCAACGTGAATTTGGTGAAGGATAAATATTTCCACATGCACAACATGGGCAAAATGATTGAAGGTATAGAAAACTCGCTCAGGAAAAGtattgaatatatatacttgCCAAAAATGAACGACATTTTGAATTCCATTCGGATGGACGATTCGTTTGCGTCTGCTTGGCATAATGCTGATAGGAAGGCCGCTCAGAACTTGCGCACCATTTCGAGCAACATCGCTTTATCGAGAGGGAGTGTACAGGACGAGTTGAGACTGAAACtgaaaggaagaagtttCGACGCCGGGGCGGAGTACTCCCTTCGGACGTGA